A single window of Sporosarcina sp. FSL W7-1349 DNA harbors:
- a CDS encoding helix-turn-helix domain-containing protein, whose protein sequence is MDNITEVIGRNLKMYRVMKGYSLEKTAELTGVSKAMLGQIERGESNPTVTTLKKISTGLELSFTSLMSEDISSVKIIKKNELEPVYEDNKNVEVFPIVPFNFDKPFEVYLTILHPGAYYVADPHNEGVKEHITVNQGTLEIELDNITYSIKTDETILFDGNKQHIYKNNGDTIVKCMMIIHYS, encoded by the coding sequence TAAAAATGTATAGAGTGATGAAAGGGTATAGTTTAGAAAAAACAGCAGAACTGACTGGAGTAAGTAAAGCAATGTTAGGTCAAATAGAGCGGGGGGAGTCCAATCCAACTGTGACGACATTAAAAAAAATCTCAACCGGATTGGAGCTCTCATTCACCTCTTTAATGAGTGAAGATATTTCATCTGTAAAAATAATTAAAAAAAATGAACTGGAACCGGTATACGAAGATAATAAAAACGTTGAAGTATTTCCAATCGTCCCCTTTAATTTTGACAAGCCGTTTGAAGTATACTTAACCATCTTACATCCAGGGGCTTATTATGTAGCAGATCCACATAATGAAGGCGTAAAGGAACATATCACTGTTAATCAAGGAACATTAGAGATTGAACTAGACAACATAACCTATTCGATAAAAACGGACGAGACCATACTATTTGACGGGAATAAACAACATATTTATAAAAATAACGGTGACACAATTGTAAAGTGTATGATGATTATTCATTATTCTTAA